A window of Drosophila subobscura isolate 14011-0131.10 chromosome E, UCBerk_Dsub_1.0, whole genome shotgun sequence contains these coding sequences:
- the LOC117890121 gene encoding serine-rich adhesin for platelets isoform X4, producing MIDFKQNPFKMRLSGSSIGESRLGRSCLRARFAFRWKSWAELTDVLRKRRNRPDASDEDLGLPRSPASPQRRVAGGQSQSRGAAPGHSQLRGHSQSEVSSLSLQSVNSAEETEDSQSNGHSHSHSQSQSQSHRYHSRVSTSSSVSMGSDILRPHHEDEVDAVGTERHRLSHAAAKHKMAIRPAKKKGPSRQHRRTLESSIPEANEDLQKTCPALRAVRDADLKSRTRSLPPKALPAIVSSPSPSTTTITAANCSSSSSSSSSSITTKRTKTIEQATRTTTSSSTSQIFGLRSPTTTTATTINKANTVLESRGESSTDGDDALAASESAESGLLRRLIHRNSKRSIARANDGLEDTDSSQSVAKKLQISSSCLDAAFRESLPIPDKSRTATSHQQHVEHVQETRQMIKREIHNEASHSHGHGRNAIVSDLGVGIGLGLGTTAQPQMASKPKSGPAARQRYIPQELGASAPAATLSSSHSNDVTNLLSKSTRGNDTFQSTTLVREQQVKAETTDRAHFERKPRIVGLSAFQQKLSRSSDSMGHNSSSSNSLETSTDEPSPLYYEEKQRKTVEKSRSFRNYQEERESVVESTVVHNHMPSLPDLSISFRLPSYYKQPSPRSPPQSPRSPLSPNTKCVSLGFEINDNKLLQGRAESAGQLPALAKISPQRSNKLLVQSSPGPANISQIEQNIDMIVKSPLVSVLRKSAAATVSEQLPVEQTAPTAKLQPERPKLLDLGKKNMTSTAMAICSPSPASPLSKSAKLSHSPPRTPAKSSSSNHSNNNNSCGSSRRNSSNVESPAEPEFMKIQLNRVDQASLHKKCNHLVLAKNLKSPSERSQSNDDLSSRRSSGASVEVVEQTGIPVGPSAVPLNLRQALEPNLGRQLRSVSASSVRTSFGSSSGSSEGLSSANTPATTPSTPKSNGIPVPKLEAAPREQRSSQKESKVNRLSLEERKRLFLNEERTERPAVEQRKQSVGKAETPPAVSAPAPATPPKTPELTEVNGNANPVVLRKKSFASCNGNPSPNKDDPTPELMKVFARRSLKVKDEEVVAPSQSVSKKISAPSGSQSVDSDKENQSNSEEKLDKLSPKYEAQISGEFTKTASQHPSNNRNSVDFRNLNTSSNHNNNNISSNLQKAVNGQQSVVTYLPPIKVSNGVRNSLTSNTNSNSNSNNNGGAKPASDRMSLQMKQTTPSTGSVPAVPQATPPTTGSVTQATGAMSMSGKPIERSATVGEFKGIHQRRAEWEQRAKEALK from the exons ATGATCGACTTCAAACAGAACCCCTTCAAGATGAGGCTGAGCGGCTCTAGCATCGGCGAGAGTCGTCTCGGCCGCAGCTGTCTACGCGCCCGTTTCGCGTTCCGGTGGAAGAGCTGG GCGGAGCTCACAGACGTTCTGCGCAAGCGACGCAATCGACCCGATGCCTCCGACGAAGATCTGGGCCTGCCCCGCAGTCCGGCATCGCCGCAGAGACGAGTGGCGggaggccagagccagagccgcgGTGCCGCCCCAGGTCACAGTCAGCTCCGTGGACACAGCCAAAGCGAGGTGTCCTCGTTGAGTCTTCAGAGCGTGAACAGCGCCGAAGAAACGGAGGACAGCCAGAGTAAcggccacagtcacagccacagccagagccagagccagagccacaggtACCACTCGCGGGTGTCGACCAGCTCCTCCGTCTCGATGGGCTCGGACATACTGCGCCCGCACCACGAGGACGAGGTGGATGCGGTCGGCACGGAGCGCCACCGGCTGTCCCATGCGGCGGCCAAGCACAAGATGGCCATCAGACCCGCCAAGAAGAAGGGGCCCAGCAGACAACACCGCAGGACCTTGGAG TCCTCCATACCTGAAGCCAACGAGGATTTGCAGAAGACGTGCCCGGCACTGAGGGCAGTCCGTG ATGCTGACCTCAAGAGCAGGACGCGATCTCTGCCACCCAAGGCGTTGCCTGCCATTGtctccagtcccagtcccagcaccACAACCATAACGGCCGCCAACtgtagctccagctccagctccagctctagTTCCATCACGACGAAGCGGACCAAAACCATCGAGCAGGCGACAAGAACGACCACGTCTTCCAGCACGTCGCAGATCTTTGGACTGCGATCACCCACCACGACCACCGCTACCACCATCAACAAGGCGAACACCGTGCTCGAGAGTCGGGGCGAGTCCTCCACGGACGGTGACGATGCCCTGGCTGCCAGCGAGAGCGCTGAGAGCGGACTCCTGAGGCGACTTATCCACAGGAACTCAAAGCGCAGCATTGCCCGGGCTAACGATGGCCTCGAGGATACCGACTCCAGCCAGAGCGTGGCCAAGAAGCTTCAGATATCCAGCTCCTGCCTGGATGCGGCCTTCCGGGAGTCACTGCCGATACCGGACAAGTCGCGCACCGCAACCTCCCACCAACAACACGTGGAGCATGTCCAGGAGACCCGCCAGATGATCAAGCGTGAAATCCACAACGAGGCCAGTCACAGTCACGGCCACGGGCGCAACGCCATAGTCAGCGACTTAGGGGTAGGgatcgggctcgggctcggtaCTACTGCCCAGCCGCAGATGGCTTCCAAACCCAAGTCGGGACCAGCGGCTCGCCAACGCTACATCCCTCAAGAGCTTGGAGCCAGCGCGCCCGCCGCCACTCTGAGTAGCAGCCACTCGAACGACGTGACCAATCTACTGTCAAAGAGCACCCGGGGCAACGACACCTTTCAATCCACAACCCTGGTGCGCGAGCAGCAGGTCAAGGCCGAGACCACGGATCGAGCGCACTTCGAACGAAAGCCACGGATCGTGGGCCTCAGCGCCTTCCAGCAGAAGCTGTCACGCTCCAGTGACTCGATGGGGCAcaactccagctcctcgaACTCGCTGGAGACCAGCACGGACGAGCCCTCGCCGCTGTACTACGAGGAGAAGCAGCGCAAGACGGTGGAGAAGTCGCGCAGTTTCCGCAACTACCAGGAGGAGCGCGAGTCCGTGGTCGAGTCCACGGTCGTGCACAACCACATGCCCAGTCTGCCCGATCTCTCGATCAGCTTCCGCCTGCCCTCCTACTACAAGCAGCCCTCGCCCCGCTCTCCGCCGCAGTCCCCGCGCTCCCCCCTCTCGCCGAACACCAAGTGCGTGTCCCTGGGATTTGAGATCAACGACAACAAGCTGCTGCAGGGGCGCGCTGAGTCTGCGGGCCAGTTGCCGGCGCTGGCAAAGATCTCGCCGCAACGGAGCAACAAGCTCCTTGTCCAGTCCAGCCCCGGTCCAGCCAACATCTCCCAGATAGAGCAGAACATCGACATGATCGTCAAGTCGCCGCTGGTGAGTGTCCTGCGCAagtcggcagcagcaacggtcAGCGAGCAGCTACCCGTGGAGCAGACCGCTCCAACGGCCAAACTGCAGCCGGAGCGCCCAAAGCTACTGGATCTCGGAAAGAAGAACATGACCAGCACAGCCATGGCCATCTGCAGTCCCAGCCCGGCCAGCCCTCTGAGCAAGAGTGCCAAGCTCTCGCACAGTCCGCCCAGAACTCCGGCcaagagcagctccagcaaccacagcaacaataacaacagctgTGGGAGCAGCCGTCGCAACTCGAGCAACGTGGAGAGTCCCGCGGAGCCGGAGTTTATGAAGATTCAGCTGAACCGCGTGGATCAGGCGAGCCTGCACAAAAAGTGCAACCACCTGGTTCTGGCCAAGAACCTGAAATCGCCCAGCGAGCGAAGCCAGAGCAACGATGACCTCAGCTCGAGGCGGAGCAGTGGGGCCAGCGTGGAGGTCGTGGAGCAGACGGGGATACCCGTGGGTCCTAGCGCGGTTCCACTCAACCTTAGGCAGGCCCTGGAGCCGAATCTGGGCAGGCAGCTGCGATCTGTGAGCGCGTCCAGCGTGCGGACcagctttggcagcagcagcggcagcagcgaagGCCTCTCGTCAGCGAACACGCCTGCTACGACACCCAGTACACCAAAGAGCAACGGCATCCCCGTTCCCAAGTTGGAGGCAGCACCGAGggagcagcggagcagccAGAAGGAGAGCAAGGTAAACCGCCTCTCGCTGGAGGAGCGCAAGCGACTGTTCCTCAACGAGGAGAGAACGGAACGGCCTGCAGTGGAGCAGCGGAAGCAGTCAGTTGGCAAGGCGGAGACGCCGCCGGCAGTGagtgctccagctcctgccacTCCGCCGAAGACACCGGAGCTGACCGAAgtcaatggcaatgccaatccCGTGGTGCTGCGCAAGAAGTCCTTTGCTAGCTGCAATGGCAACCCCTCGCCAAACAAGGACGACCCCACGCCGGAACTGATGAAAGTGTTTGCCCGCCGTTCGCTCAAGGTGAAAGATGAGGAGGTGGTAGCCCCTTCCCAGTCAGTGTCCAAGAAGATATCAGCGCCCAGTGGCAGCCAGAGTGTGGACAGTGACAAGGAGAACCAGTCCAACAGCGAGGAGAAGCTGGACAAACTGTCGCCCAAGTACGAGGCGCAGATCAGCGGGGAGTTTACCAAGACAGCCTCCCAACATCCCAGCAACAACCGGAACTCGGTGGACTTCCGGAATCTCAACAcaagcagcaaccacaacaataacaacatcAGCAGTAATCTGCAGAAGGCGGTCAATGGACAGCAGTCGGTGGTTACCTACCTACCCCCCATCAAGGTCAGCAATGGTGTCCGGAACAGCCTgaccagcaacaccaacagcaacagcaacagcaacaacaatggaggCGCCAAGCCCGCGAGCGATCGCATGTCCTTGCAAATGAAACAGACTACCCCATCGACAGGATCAGTTCCGGCGGTGCCACAGGCAACTCCACCCACAACAGGGTCAGTGACGCAAGCCACAGGtgccatgtccatgtctgGCAAGCCAATCGAGCGATCCGCGACAGTGGGCGAGTTCAAGGGCATCCATCAGCGCCGTGCCGAGTGGGAGCAGCGCGCCAAGGAGGCCCTCAAGTAG
- the LOC117890121 gene encoding serine-rich adhesin for platelets isoform X3, which produces MVAGSAGSLKVQANPFKVSFTAELTDVLRKRRNRPDASDEDLGLPRSPASPQRRVAGGQSQSRGAAPGHSQLRGHSQSEVSSLSLQSVNSAEETEDSQSNGHSHSHSQSQSQSHRYHSRVSTSSSVSMGSDILRPHHEDEVDAVGTERHRLSHAAAKHKMAIRPAKKKGPSRQHRRTLESSIPEANEDLQKTCPALRAVRDADLKSRTRSLPPKALPAIVSSPSPSTTTITAANCSSSSSSSSSSITTKRTKTIEQATRTTTSSSTSQIFGLRSPTTTTATTINKANTVLESRGESSTDGDDALAASESAESGLLRRLIHRNSKRSIARANDGLEDTDSSQSVAKKLQISSSCLDAAFRESLPIPDKSRTATSHQQHVEHVQETRQMIKREIHNEASHSHGHGRNAIVSDLGVGIGLGLGTTAQPQMASKPKSGPAARQRYIPQELGASAPAATLSSSHSNDVTNLLSKSTRGNDTFQSTTLVREQQVKAETTDRAHFERKPRIVGLSAFQQKLSRSSDSMGHNSSSSNSLETSTDEPSPLYYEEKQRKTVEKSRSFRNYQEERESVVESTVVHNHMPSLPDLSISFRLPSYYKQPSPRSPPQSPRSPLSPNTKCVSLGFEINDNKLLQGRAESAGQLPALAKISPQRSNKLLVQSSPGPANISQIEQNIDMIVKSPLVSVLRKSAAATVSEQLPVEQTAPTAKLQPERPKLLDLGKKNMTSTAMAICSPSPASPLSKSAKLSHSPPRTPAKSSSSNHSNNNNSCGSSRRNSSNVESPAEPEFMKIQLNRVDQASLHKKCNHLVLAKNLKSPSERSQSNDDLSSRRSSGASVEVVEQTGIPVGPSAVPLNLRQALEPNLGRQLRSVSASSVRTSFGSSSGSSEGLSSANTPATTPSTPKSNGIPVPKLEAAPREQRSSQKESKVNRLSLEERKRLFLNEERTERPAVEQRKQSVGKAETPPAVSAPAPATPPKTPELTEVNGNANPVVLRKKSFASCNGNPSPNKDDPTPELMKVFARRSLKVKDEEVVAPSQSVSKKISAPSGSQSVDSDKENQSNSEEKLDKLSPKYEAQISGEFTKTASQHPSNNRNSVDFRNLNTSSNHNNNNISSNLQKAVNGQQSVVTYLPPIKVSNGVRNSLTSNTNSNSNSNNNGGAKPASDRMSLQMKQTTPSTGSVPAVPQATPPTTGSVTQATGAMSMSGKPIERSATVGEFKGIHQRRAEWEQRAKEALK; this is translated from the exons ATGGTAGCCGGAAGCGCGGGCTCCCTCAAAGTGCAGGCCAATCCATTCAAGGTCTCGTTTACG GCGGAGCTCACAGACGTTCTGCGCAAGCGACGCAATCGACCCGATGCCTCCGACGAAGATCTGGGCCTGCCCCGCAGTCCGGCATCGCCGCAGAGACGAGTGGCGggaggccagagccagagccgcgGTGCCGCCCCAGGTCACAGTCAGCTCCGTGGACACAGCCAAAGCGAGGTGTCCTCGTTGAGTCTTCAGAGCGTGAACAGCGCCGAAGAAACGGAGGACAGCCAGAGTAAcggccacagtcacagccacagccagagccagagccagagccacaggtACCACTCGCGGGTGTCGACCAGCTCCTCCGTCTCGATGGGCTCGGACATACTGCGCCCGCACCACGAGGACGAGGTGGATGCGGTCGGCACGGAGCGCCACCGGCTGTCCCATGCGGCGGCCAAGCACAAGATGGCCATCAGACCCGCCAAGAAGAAGGGGCCCAGCAGACAACACCGCAGGACCTTGGAG TCCTCCATACCTGAAGCCAACGAGGATTTGCAGAAGACGTGCCCGGCACTGAGGGCAGTCCGTG ATGCTGACCTCAAGAGCAGGACGCGATCTCTGCCACCCAAGGCGTTGCCTGCCATTGtctccagtcccagtcccagcaccACAACCATAACGGCCGCCAACtgtagctccagctccagctccagctctagTTCCATCACGACGAAGCGGACCAAAACCATCGAGCAGGCGACAAGAACGACCACGTCTTCCAGCACGTCGCAGATCTTTGGACTGCGATCACCCACCACGACCACCGCTACCACCATCAACAAGGCGAACACCGTGCTCGAGAGTCGGGGCGAGTCCTCCACGGACGGTGACGATGCCCTGGCTGCCAGCGAGAGCGCTGAGAGCGGACTCCTGAGGCGACTTATCCACAGGAACTCAAAGCGCAGCATTGCCCGGGCTAACGATGGCCTCGAGGATACCGACTCCAGCCAGAGCGTGGCCAAGAAGCTTCAGATATCCAGCTCCTGCCTGGATGCGGCCTTCCGGGAGTCACTGCCGATACCGGACAAGTCGCGCACCGCAACCTCCCACCAACAACACGTGGAGCATGTCCAGGAGACCCGCCAGATGATCAAGCGTGAAATCCACAACGAGGCCAGTCACAGTCACGGCCACGGGCGCAACGCCATAGTCAGCGACTTAGGGGTAGGgatcgggctcgggctcggtaCTACTGCCCAGCCGCAGATGGCTTCCAAACCCAAGTCGGGACCAGCGGCTCGCCAACGCTACATCCCTCAAGAGCTTGGAGCCAGCGCGCCCGCCGCCACTCTGAGTAGCAGCCACTCGAACGACGTGACCAATCTACTGTCAAAGAGCACCCGGGGCAACGACACCTTTCAATCCACAACCCTGGTGCGCGAGCAGCAGGTCAAGGCCGAGACCACGGATCGAGCGCACTTCGAACGAAAGCCACGGATCGTGGGCCTCAGCGCCTTCCAGCAGAAGCTGTCACGCTCCAGTGACTCGATGGGGCAcaactccagctcctcgaACTCGCTGGAGACCAGCACGGACGAGCCCTCGCCGCTGTACTACGAGGAGAAGCAGCGCAAGACGGTGGAGAAGTCGCGCAGTTTCCGCAACTACCAGGAGGAGCGCGAGTCCGTGGTCGAGTCCACGGTCGTGCACAACCACATGCCCAGTCTGCCCGATCTCTCGATCAGCTTCCGCCTGCCCTCCTACTACAAGCAGCCCTCGCCCCGCTCTCCGCCGCAGTCCCCGCGCTCCCCCCTCTCGCCGAACACCAAGTGCGTGTCCCTGGGATTTGAGATCAACGACAACAAGCTGCTGCAGGGGCGCGCTGAGTCTGCGGGCCAGTTGCCGGCGCTGGCAAAGATCTCGCCGCAACGGAGCAACAAGCTCCTTGTCCAGTCCAGCCCCGGTCCAGCCAACATCTCCCAGATAGAGCAGAACATCGACATGATCGTCAAGTCGCCGCTGGTGAGTGTCCTGCGCAagtcggcagcagcaacggtcAGCGAGCAGCTACCCGTGGAGCAGACCGCTCCAACGGCCAAACTGCAGCCGGAGCGCCCAAAGCTACTGGATCTCGGAAAGAAGAACATGACCAGCACAGCCATGGCCATCTGCAGTCCCAGCCCGGCCAGCCCTCTGAGCAAGAGTGCCAAGCTCTCGCACAGTCCGCCCAGAACTCCGGCcaagagcagctccagcaaccacagcaacaataacaacagctgTGGGAGCAGCCGTCGCAACTCGAGCAACGTGGAGAGTCCCGCGGAGCCGGAGTTTATGAAGATTCAGCTGAACCGCGTGGATCAGGCGAGCCTGCACAAAAAGTGCAACCACCTGGTTCTGGCCAAGAACCTGAAATCGCCCAGCGAGCGAAGCCAGAGCAACGATGACCTCAGCTCGAGGCGGAGCAGTGGGGCCAGCGTGGAGGTCGTGGAGCAGACGGGGATACCCGTGGGTCCTAGCGCGGTTCCACTCAACCTTAGGCAGGCCCTGGAGCCGAATCTGGGCAGGCAGCTGCGATCTGTGAGCGCGTCCAGCGTGCGGACcagctttggcagcagcagcggcagcagcgaagGCCTCTCGTCAGCGAACACGCCTGCTACGACACCCAGTACACCAAAGAGCAACGGCATCCCCGTTCCCAAGTTGGAGGCAGCACCGAGggagcagcggagcagccAGAAGGAGAGCAAGGTAAACCGCCTCTCGCTGGAGGAGCGCAAGCGACTGTTCCTCAACGAGGAGAGAACGGAACGGCCTGCAGTGGAGCAGCGGAAGCAGTCAGTTGGCAAGGCGGAGACGCCGCCGGCAGTGagtgctccagctcctgccacTCCGCCGAAGACACCGGAGCTGACCGAAgtcaatggcaatgccaatccCGTGGTGCTGCGCAAGAAGTCCTTTGCTAGCTGCAATGGCAACCCCTCGCCAAACAAGGACGACCCCACGCCGGAACTGATGAAAGTGTTTGCCCGCCGTTCGCTCAAGGTGAAAGATGAGGAGGTGGTAGCCCCTTCCCAGTCAGTGTCCAAGAAGATATCAGCGCCCAGTGGCAGCCAGAGTGTGGACAGTGACAAGGAGAACCAGTCCAACAGCGAGGAGAAGCTGGACAAACTGTCGCCCAAGTACGAGGCGCAGATCAGCGGGGAGTTTACCAAGACAGCCTCCCAACATCCCAGCAACAACCGGAACTCGGTGGACTTCCGGAATCTCAACAcaagcagcaaccacaacaataacaacatcAGCAGTAATCTGCAGAAGGCGGTCAATGGACAGCAGTCGGTGGTTACCTACCTACCCCCCATCAAGGTCAGCAATGGTGTCCGGAACAGCCTgaccagcaacaccaacagcaacagcaacagcaacaacaatggaggCGCCAAGCCCGCGAGCGATCGCATGTCCTTGCAAATGAAACAGACTACCCCATCGACAGGATCAGTTCCGGCGGTGCCACAGGCAACTCCACCCACAACAGGGTCAGTGACGCAAGCCACAGGtgccatgtccatgtctgGCAAGCCAATCGAGCGATCCGCGACAGTGGGCGAGTTCAAGGGCATCCATCAGCGCCGTGCCGAGTGGGAGCAGCGCGCCAAGGAGGCCCTCAAGTAG